One Nicotiana tomentosiformis chromosome 4, ASM39032v3, whole genome shotgun sequence genomic window carries:
- the LOC104097637 gene encoding uncharacterized protein: MSRGIDNNRRKKKTEDDEVEELLRAAEDDVFLKLSLNSHMARGSSSTQFIDPDLDQRFRALKSKTKNPIPQQPRSTSTASDVNLFPRFAALKSSLPAYSSENEEDDDEVEKVIKWAIDAARLDPSPPSDTDEDENSEDDVRHISGNDL, from the coding sequence ATGAGCAGAGGTATCGACAACAacaggaggaagaagaagacggAAGACGACGAGGTTGAAGAGCTGCTGCGCGCGGCAGAGGATGATGTGTTCCTCAAGCTCAGCCTCAATTCCCATATGGCTCGTGGTTCTTCTTCCACCCAATTCATCGATCCAGATCTCGATCAACGTTTCCGTGCCCTCAAATCCAAAACCAAAAACCCTATTCCCCAACAACCACGTTCAACCTCTACAGCTTCCGATGTTAACTTGTTTCCCAGATTTGCAGCTCTCAAAAGCTCCCTTCCCGCTTATTCTTCGGAGAATGAAGAGGATGACGATGAAGTTGAGAAGGTGATTAAGTGGGCCATTGATGCTGCTAGGCTTGACCCTTCACCTCCCTCTGACACTGATGAAGATGAAAATAGTGAGGATGATGTCAGGCATATAAGCGGAAATGATTTATGA